A stretch of Ligilactobacillus faecis DNA encodes these proteins:
- a CDS encoding MucBP domain-containing protein, which produces MAHRPKSKHKKTSPRSRYAKRSSIAPFDPVGLIRPAALPREKIAPAKEDIAPEPLKKQTTPILEEKVKQTTTLRKKATSQDSTVILIYQDEDQKFLASPQIISGKRHEPIKFTFKDFDGYNFIRVDGFTRDFVLPYAAITFTYRKKDAGNIWIFCQDIDDRHFLQKPTFVKGKVGESFTLSAPAIRNYTLLRARGLTSGIFTYDQQVVTYFYRRDVWKEVEYTPRYLRFKTAVQSLDAPDGHLTEVVLAPGTVWQTFETITTDNEQRWYCLGGNLWVKYDIEAMELLDKKPTTLKPPASDLKLPNTITLQHNAMIDFIPEGQLVLYDKPFGQKIGTISDGQIVNLTGRIRIDGMLWFEVNGLGWTIREYLDLDP; this is translated from the coding sequence TTGGCACATAGACCTAAATCAAAACATAAAAAAACATCACCACGCTCACGTTATGCTAAGCGCAGTTCTATCGCCCCCTTTGATCCAGTTGGGCTGATCAGACCAGCTGCTCTTCCACGCGAAAAAATCGCGCCAGCTAAAGAAGATATCGCACCTGAGCCTTTAAAAAAACAAACGACTCCGATCTTAGAAGAAAAAGTCAAACAAACGACAACTTTACGCAAAAAAGCCACTTCACAAGATTCAACTGTGATCCTCATCTATCAAGATGAAGATCAAAAGTTTTTAGCTTCCCCCCAGATCATTTCTGGTAAGCGCCATGAACCGATCAAATTCACTTTTAAAGATTTTGATGGTTATAATTTTATCCGCGTCGATGGCTTTACCCGCGATTTTGTTTTACCTTACGCCGCGATCACATTTACGTACCGCAAAAAAGATGCTGGTAATATTTGGATCTTTTGCCAAGATATCGATGACCGCCATTTTTTGCAAAAACCAACTTTTGTCAAAGGTAAAGTCGGTGAATCCTTTACCCTTTCTGCCCCAGCGATCAGAAACTATACGCTTTTGCGTGCTCGGGGCTTGACTAGTGGGATCTTCACATATGATCAGCAAGTCGTAACATATTTTTATCGGCGTGACGTTTGGAAAGAGGTCGAATATACACCACGTTATCTCAGATTCAAGACTGCCGTCCAAAGTCTAGATGCGCCTGATGGGCATTTGACAGAAGTCGTTTTAGCCCCAGGAACTGTTTGGCAAACATTTGAAACGATCACGACTGATAACGAGCAACGTTGGTATTGCCTCGGAGGTAATCTTTGGGTCAAATATGACATTGAAGCGATGGAACTTCTTGATAAGAAACCAACTACTTTAAAACCACCTGCTTCTGACCTCAAACTACCCAACACGATCACCTTACAGCATAATGCCATGATCGACTTTATTCCTGAAGGTCAGTTAGTCTTATATGATAAACCGTTTGGGCAAAAGATCGGCACGATCTCAGACGGACAGATCGTCAATTTAACTGGTCGGATCAGGATCGATGGAATGCTGTGGTTTGAAGTCAATGGTCTTGGTTGGACGATCCGAGAGTATTTAGACCTTGATCCGTGA
- a CDS encoding peptide chain release factor 3 produces the protein MNKEELKEAVAKRRTFAIISHPDAGKTTITEQLLLFGGVVRQAGTVKAKKSGNFAKSDWMEIEKKRGISVTSSVMQFDYAGKRVNILDTPGHEDFSEDTYRTLMAVDSAVMVIDSAKGIEPQTKKLFQICKMRGIPIFTFINKLDRDGREPLELTAELEEVLGIDAYAMNWPIGMGKGLKGIYDIYNNRIELYRSEDQGQQFLELDETGEIKGDDPLKEDSIYQQVLEEVELVKDAGNEFDAEKIANGQLTPVFFGSALTNFGVKTFLDAYLEFAPAPSAHKTQSGEEIAPDDPKFSGFIFKIQANMNPNHRDRIAFVRICSGEFDRGMDVFLERSGKKIRLSNSTQFMADSRETVETAVAGDIIGLYDTGNFQIGDTIYTGKKPLAFEKLPQFTPELFARVTAKNVMKQKSFHKGVQQLVQEGAVQLYQSYSTGDYILGAVGQLQFEVFQFRMANEYNSEVVLTPMGNKIARWIEPEQLDEKMSSSRNLLVKDRFGAPLFLFENQFAERWFMDKYPDVKLTAKL, from the coding sequence ATGAATAAAGAAGAATTAAAGGAAGCAGTCGCTAAACGTCGCACGTTTGCGATCATTTCTCACCCTGATGCCGGGAAGACAACGATCACAGAACAATTGCTCTTGTTTGGGGGCGTTGTCCGACAAGCAGGAACTGTTAAAGCTAAAAAAAGTGGAAATTTTGCTAAATCTGACTGGATGGAGATCGAAAAAAAGCGTGGGATCTCAGTTACAAGTTCAGTGATGCAATTTGATTATGCAGGCAAACGAGTCAATATTTTAGATACTCCGGGGCACGAAGATTTTTCCGAAGATACGTATCGAACATTGATGGCGGTCGATTCAGCCGTGATGGTCATTGACTCAGCTAAAGGGATCGAGCCACAGACAAAGAAACTCTTCCAGATCTGTAAGATGCGGGGGATCCCGATCTTTACTTTCATCAATAAGCTCGACCGTGATGGACGTGAACCACTTGAATTAACAGCTGAATTAGAAGAAGTTTTAGGGATCGATGCTTATGCGATGAACTGGCCGATCGGGATGGGGAAAGGTCTTAAAGGGATCTATGACATTTACAATAACCGGATCGAACTTTACCGTAGCGAAGATCAAGGTCAACAATTTTTAGAGCTCGATGAAACAGGTGAGATCAAAGGTGATGATCCCCTCAAAGAAGATAGCATTTACCAACAAGTTTTAGAAGAAGTCGAACTTGTCAAAGATGCTGGTAATGAATTTGATGCCGAAAAGATCGCAAATGGACAATTGACGCCAGTCTTCTTTGGCTCGGCGTTGACTAATTTTGGGGTCAAGACCTTTTTAGATGCTTATTTAGAATTTGCGCCTGCACCAAGTGCGCATAAGACGCAAAGTGGTGAAGAGATCGCACCTGATGATCCAAAATTCTCAGGCTTTATCTTTAAGATCCAAGCGAATATGAATCCAAATCACCGCGACCGGATCGCTTTTGTCCGGATCTGTTCTGGTGAATTTGACCGAGGGATGGATGTCTTTTTAGAACGCAGTGGCAAGAAGATCCGCTTATCAAATTCAACGCAATTTATGGCTGATTCACGTGAAACAGTTGAAACAGCGGTTGCAGGGGATATCATCGGGCTATATGATACAGGTAATTTCCAGATCGGAGATACGATCTATACAGGGAAAAAACCGTTAGCTTTTGAAAAATTACCACAATTTACGCCTGAACTCTTTGCCCGCGTGACCGCTAAAAATGTGATGAAACAAAAGTCGTTCCATAAAGGTGTCCAACAACTAGTTCAAGAAGGAGCCGTCCAACTTTATCAAAGCTATAGCACAGGCGATTACATCTTAGGTGCAGTTGGACAACTTCAATTTGAAGTCTTCCAATTCCGGATGGCCAATGAATATAATTCAGAAGTCGTGCTGACGCCGATGGGCAATAAGATCGCCCGCTGGATCGAACCAGAACAATTAGATGAAAAGATGTCAAGTTCGCGGAACTTACTTGTAAAAGATCGTTTTGGTGCGCCACTCTTCTTATTTGAAAATCAATTTGCCGAACGGTGGTTCATGGACAAATATCCAGACGTTAAACTGACAGCTAAACTATAA
- a CDS encoding hemolysin family protein: protein MEDPDVNFLWGVLSFIALIFFSLNTVSKFALNFEKSEFSELSAKRALTFAQFTWALVFYSGLNGSFVFKDPLKICLSLVGSCLGLYLWQALLAQMLTEKNHRCYLQRTRWLKTSAQFIFRPLLLLEDQLNAQAAKAGAPEDELLDTLVTTFEEQRSEGALDPDKYEMISGVLSLHDKAAREVMVPRTDAFMIDITNDNDRNIDSILEMDYSRIPVYHEDKDNIVGLVHLKNVLKYARRYGFERLTIRQVMRPAFFVPETMPIDELLYQMKKTQNQMAILLDEYGGVVGLTTLEDLLEEIVGEIDDESDEPDKLVKKVDHKTYLVQGKMTLNEFNDEFGTDLSINDVDTIAGYIIAKTGKIPDDGEVLTVKVDETLTLKTKEIVDDARITQVLACFTATEE, encoded by the coding sequence ATGGAAGATCCCGATGTGAATTTTCTATGGGGCGTCTTGAGCTTTATTGCTCTGATCTTTTTTAGTTTAAATACAGTAAGTAAATTTGCTTTGAATTTTGAAAAAAGCGAGTTTAGTGAGTTAAGTGCTAAGCGCGCATTGACTTTTGCTCAATTTACCTGGGCTTTAGTGTTTTACAGCGGTTTAAATGGATCTTTTGTTTTTAAAGATCCGTTAAAAATATGTTTGAGCTTAGTTGGTAGTTGTCTAGGACTTTATTTGTGGCAGGCTTTATTGGCCCAGATGCTGACTGAGAAAAATCATAGGTGCTATTTGCAACGTACACGCTGGCTCAAGACAAGTGCACAGTTTATCTTTAGACCGCTTTTGCTGCTCGAAGACCAGCTCAATGCTCAAGCAGCTAAGGCTGGTGCGCCAGAAGATGAATTATTGGATACATTAGTGACAACATTTGAAGAACAGCGGAGCGAAGGCGCACTTGATCCGGATAAGTATGAAATGATCAGTGGGGTCTTATCTTTACACGATAAAGCGGCCCGCGAGGTCATGGTCCCACGAACAGATGCATTTATGATCGATATCACAAATGATAACGATCGTAACATCGATAGTATTTTGGAAATGGATTATTCGCGGATCCCCGTATATCATGAAGATAAGGATAATATCGTCGGGCTCGTGCATCTTAAAAATGTTTTGAAATATGCTCGTCGCTATGGCTTTGAGCGGTTAACGATCCGTCAAGTCATGCGCCCGGCATTCTTTGTCCCTGAAACGATGCCGATCGATGAATTGTTATATCAAATGAAAAAAACGCAAAATCAGATGGCGATCTTGTTAGATGAGTACGGTGGTGTCGTGGGTTTGACGACTTTAGAAGATCTTTTAGAAGAGATCGTCGGTGAGATCGATGATGAGTCAGATGAACCAGACAAACTCGTCAAAAAAGTCGATCATAAAACGTATCTTGTCCAAGGAAAGATGACGCTAAATGAATTCAATGATGAATTTGGCACAGACCTTTCGATAAATGATGTCGATACGATCGCAGGCTATATCATCGCTAAAACAGGAAAGATCCCTGATGACGGTGAAGTTTTAACAGTTAAAGTCGATGAGACATTGACGCTAAAAACCAAAGAGATCGTAGATGATGCTCGGATCACGCAAGTTCTTGCGTGTTTTACTGCAACAGAAGAATAA
- a CDS encoding ATP-binding cassette domain-containing protein: MAKIEIKYITKGVSLLVDKKDRRPNETNEKLWELRGIDLKVNDGEAIGLIGDNGSGKDILLKIIGGKDKQTTGFITTKNKITYVALDTLDESKTGLENIRQAITNAKVDNFKGDHLTNGIIDFSEIGEWIYRPVSDYSAGMTARLAVSIALFIEPELVLLDEVLSPLDRNFYFKVVQKIQELKDAGISFMIAEVRPVIIETLCEQTAWLQFGLLQDFGATTEVVRQYEYACDWFINLSLPEKNEYLAEKQRDQVRFDVNKIYEIFKSEQFKHGYTRKDEPRMRKAFFVDRGDDPVSLDKGKETVLEKKKKGPLLAAILLILVLLLGGAYWYQSERQQTLSQADKVSSSQAKASSAAKVSNSISQSKALSAKEASESQAASKSISESQASESAKKASEASEKSKQASESAKKASSESQAKLDSERANTQTINVADGDTLESLAAKYATTVEKIQELNNLGSSTELTAGETLYVPK; the protein is encoded by the coding sequence ATGGCAAAAATCGAAATAAAATATATTACAAAAGGAGTTTCTTTATTAGTCGACAAAAAAGATCGGCGCCCAAATGAAACAAATGAAAAATTGTGGGAACTACGTGGGATCGATTTAAAAGTCAACGATGGAGAAGCGATCGGGTTGATCGGTGATAATGGTTCTGGCAAAGATATTTTGTTAAAGATCATCGGCGGAAAAGATAAGCAAACAACAGGCTTCATCACTACAAAAAATAAAATAACATATGTTGCGTTAGATACTTTAGATGAGAGTAAGACTGGGTTAGAGAATATTCGCCAAGCGATCACAAATGCAAAAGTAGATAACTTCAAAGGAGATCATCTTACTAACGGGATCATTGATTTCTCAGAGATCGGAGAATGGATCTATCGACCAGTCAGTGATTATTCTGCTGGGATGACAGCGCGTTTAGCTGTCAGTATCGCGTTATTTATTGAACCAGAATTAGTCTTGCTAGATGAAGTTTTATCACCACTTGATCGTAATTTTTATTTTAAAGTCGTCCAAAAGATCCAAGAGTTAAAAGATGCTGGAATTTCGTTTATGATCGCCGAAGTTCGACCAGTGATCATCGAAACGCTTTGTGAACAGACCGCTTGGTTACAGTTTGGACTTTTACAAGATTTTGGTGCTACGACTGAGGTGGTGCGCCAATATGAGTATGCGTGTGATTGGTTCATCAATCTATCATTACCAGAGAAAAATGAATACTTAGCTGAAAAGCAACGTGATCAAGTGCGCTTTGATGTCAATAAGATCTATGAAATTTTCAAAAGTGAACAATTTAAACATGGATATACTCGCAAAGACGAACCGCGGATGCGTAAAGCATTTTTTGTTGACCGAGGCGATGATCCTGTTAGTTTAGATAAAGGGAAAGAAACAGTCCTAGAAAAGAAGAAAAAAGGTCCACTTTTGGCGGCGATCTTACTTATTTTAGTGCTATTATTGGGTGGAGCTTATTGGTATCAAAGTGAAAGACAACAAACACTTAGTCAAGCTGATAAAGTCAGTTCAAGTCAGGCTAAGGCGAGTTCAGCAGCTAAAGTTTCCAATAGTATCAGTCAAAGTAAAGCTTTGAGTGCTAAGGAAGCAAGTGAAAGTCAAGCTGCAAGTAAAAGTATTAGCGAAAGTCAAGCTTCAGAGAGTGCTAAAAAAGCTTCTGAAGCAAGTGAAAAAAGTAAGCAAGCTTCAGAAAGTGCAAAAAAAGCAAGTAGCGAAAGCCAAGCTAAATTAGATTCTGAGCGGGCTAACACACAAACGATCAATGTGGCAGATGGTGATACGCTTGAGTCATTAGCAGCTAAATATGCGACAACTGTGGAAAAGATCCAAGAGTTGAATAACCTTGGATCGAGTACTGAATTGACAGCTGGTGAAACTTTATATGTACCAAAATAG
- a CDS encoding GtrA family protein, producing the protein MKSFYQRYQNFFSYTLFGTLAGALNIILFHQLEQKGLNYLLANIIAYLIALLFTFITNKYLVFETKHHSLEQTLRELIAFLHIRFLSFLLDLGLMFLGVQVFLLYKDLAKLLDQIVCGILNYFFSKWLIFNKKSA; encoded by the coding sequence TTGAAAAGTTTTTATCAACGCTATCAAAACTTCTTTTCCTACACTCTTTTTGGCACACTAGCAGGGGCTTTAAATATCATTTTATTTCACCAACTAGAACAAAAAGGCCTAAATTATCTTTTAGCTAATATCATCGCCTATCTCATCGCACTTCTCTTTACTTTTATCACAAATAAATATTTAGTTTTTGAGACTAAACACCATTCACTTGAACAAACTCTACGCGAATTGATCGCCTTTTTACATATTCGCTTTCTCTCATTTTTACTAGATCTTGGGTTAATGTTTTTAGGCGTCCAAGTTTTCTTATTATATAAAGATCTAGCTAAATTACTCGATCAGATCGTCTGTGGGATCTTAAATTATTTTTTCAGTAAATGGCTTATTTTCAATAAAAAAAGTGCTTGA
- a CDS encoding NAD(P)H-dependent glycerol-3-phosphate dehydrogenase codes for MTEKIAVLGAGSWGSVLASVLIENGHDVTLYTNVAEQAAELNEKHTNERYMPGFKYSDKLYTTTDLEEAVDGADAILFVVPTKVTRLVAKQLKEVLAKLNQRPLVIHASKGLEIGTHKRISEIIHEELTDRYCSNIAVLSGPSHAEEVAKKDITLITAASADEKAAKKVQDLFTNDYLRIYTNDDVVGVETGAAFKNVIAIGAGILHGLGYGDDAKAALITRGLAEVARLGMAYGASPLTFMGLSGVGDMIVTCTSVHSRNWRCGEQLGQGKPLDQVIEDMGMVIEGINTAKAAYDLSRDEHIEMPITEAIYNVLYNKADIKEEIGSLMTRDSKSEVIGKRKS; via the coding sequence ATGACAGAGAAAATAGCAGTGTTGGGTGCAGGTTCGTGGGGCAGTGTTCTTGCGAGCGTGTTAATTGAAAATGGTCATGACGTTACGCTTTATACAAATGTAGCAGAGCAGGCTGCTGAGCTTAATGAAAAGCATACAAATGAACGATACATGCCGGGATTTAAGTATTCTGACAAACTTTACACAACGACCGACTTAGAAGAAGCTGTTGACGGCGCTGATGCGATCTTATTTGTCGTTCCGACTAAGGTCACACGTCTTGTCGCAAAACAACTAAAAGAAGTTTTGGCTAAATTGAATCAACGGCCACTTGTGATCCATGCTAGCAAAGGTCTTGAGATCGGAACACATAAGCGGATCTCAGAGATCATCCATGAAGAGTTGACGGATCGCTACTGTTCTAACATCGCTGTTTTATCTGGTCCGAGCCATGCTGAAGAAGTGGCGAAAAAAGATATCACGTTGATCACAGCTGCTAGTGCCGATGAAAAAGCAGCGAAAAAAGTGCAAGATCTCTTTACAAACGATTATCTTCGGATCTACACTAACGATGATGTCGTTGGGGTCGAAACTGGCGCAGCTTTTAAAAACGTGATCGCGATCGGAGCCGGGATCTTACATGGTTTAGGATATGGTGATGATGCCAAAGCAGCTTTGATCACGCGCGGGTTAGCTGAAGTTGCACGTTTAGGAATGGCCTATGGTGCTAGTCCATTGACTTTTATGGGTCTTTCTGGTGTGGGTGATATGATCGTTACATGTACTTCAGTGCACTCACGAAATTGGCGCTGTGGTGAACAACTAGGGCAAGGCAAACCGCTTGACCAAGTGATCGAAGATATGGGAATGGTCATTGAAGGGATCAATACTGCGAAAGCTGCTTATGATCTTTCTCGTGATGAACATATCGAGATGCCGATCACAGAAGCGATCTATAACGTCCTCTACAATAAAGCAGATATTAAAGAAGAGATCGGTAGCTTGATGACTCGCGATAGTAAGTCAGAAGTTATCGGAAAACGTAAATCGTAG
- a CDS encoding AI-2E family transporter has translation MLDKKKRTRLLYWTLELLLLALLVFVCTQIDFIFKPIGIFISTLFMPVLIAGFLFYALNPLVNLLMRIRYKRFKVGRTLAVTLVFIFFFVLIGLAAAYLVPKLANQVEQLVARTPRYLNELQVYLTELTKNTKRPSWFDQIDLTEYLDNIKGSVNGILKGFMGSLTTSIGSMIGAVTSVTITIVTVPFVLFYMLKDGPKLLPNIKKVLPKNRADAVAELLVKMSDTIAKYISGQVIECLFVGTFSAIGYSLVGIPYALLIGMFAGITNIIPYLGPYIGLVPAIFIALSLSFKEVILVIVVCVVVQQVDGNLIYPNVIGKSLDIHPLTIIMILLAAGNIAGLLGMILAIPAYAVTKVVVVYLYDIWKLQDPKR, from the coding sequence TTGTTAGATAAGAAAAAAAGGACGCGTCTCCTGTATTGGACGTTAGAACTGTTATTATTAGCACTTTTAGTTTTTGTTTGTACGCAGATCGATTTTATTTTTAAACCGATCGGGATCTTTATTTCAACGTTATTTATGCCTGTTTTGATCGCAGGTTTCCTATTCTATGCGTTAAATCCACTCGTCAATCTTTTGATGCGGATCCGCTATAAGCGTTTCAAAGTTGGGCGAACGTTAGCGGTCACTTTAGTTTTTATCTTTTTTTTCGTGCTTATCGGTTTAGCTGCGGCTTACTTAGTGCCAAAATTAGCTAACCAAGTTGAACAACTAGTTGCACGGACTCCACGCTATTTAAACGAATTACAAGTATATTTGACAGAGCTTACGAAGAATACTAAGCGGCCGAGTTGGTTTGATCAGATCGATCTTACTGAATATTTAGATAATATCAAAGGTTCAGTAAATGGGATCTTGAAAGGCTTCATGGGCTCTTTGACAACAAGTATCGGTTCGATGATCGGGGCAGTTACAAGCGTAACGATCACGATCGTCACAGTACCATTTGTTCTCTTTTATATGCTAAAAGATGGGCCTAAGCTTTTACCAAATATAAAAAAAGTCTTACCTAAAAATCGTGCTGATGCTGTAGCTGAGTTATTAGTCAAAATGAGTGATACGATCGCTAAATATATTTCTGGGCAAGTGATCGAATGCTTATTTGTTGGGACGTTTTCGGCGATCGGTTATAGTTTAGTCGGGATCCCCTATGCTTTATTGATCGGGATGTTTGCTGGGATCACCAATATCATTCCGTATCTTGGACCATATATCGGTCTAGTCCCTGCGATCTTTATAGCGTTATCGCTATCATTTAAAGAAGTTATTTTAGTGATCGTTGTCTGTGTTGTTGTACAGCAAGTCGATGGAAATCTCATCTATCCAAATGTTATTGGCAAGAGTTTAGATATTCATCCACTGACGATCATTATGATATTATTAGCTGCTGGAAATATTGCTGGGCTCTTAGGGATGATCTTAGCGATCCCAGCGTATGCAGTGACAAAAGTTGTAGTCGTTTATTTATATGACATTTGGAAATTACAAGATCCTAAACGTTAG
- the ntdP gene encoding nucleoside tri-diphosphate phosphatase — MRHSKGPKEGEFITIKSYKHDGSLHRTWRDTMVLKTSENALIGCNDHTLVTEADGRRWVTREPALVYFHKHYWFNIVTMIRDNGVSYYCNLASPVVLDKEALKYIDYDLDVKVFPNGEKRLLDVDEYEEHSAKWKYPAKTDQILKHNVKTLVDWIEHGKGPFSKEYVEIWYNRYLELSRRQ; from the coding sequence ATGCGTCATTCAAAAGGACCAAAGGAAGGCGAGTTTATTACGATCAAGAGTTATAAACACGATGGTAGCTTACATCGAACATGGCGCGACACGATGGTGTTAAAGACGAGCGAAAATGCTCTGATAGGTTGCAATGATCATACACTAGTCACCGAAGCTGACGGTAGGCGGTGGGTCACCCGTGAACCAGCTCTTGTTTATTTTCATAAACATTATTGGTTCAATATCGTTACGATGATCCGCGATAATGGCGTATCGTATTATTGTAATTTAGCATCACCAGTTGTTTTAGACAAAGAGGCACTAAAATATATAGATTACGATCTGGACGTTAAAGTCTTTCCCAATGGGGAAAAACGTTTGCTCGATGTAGATGAATACGAAGAGCATAGTGCAAAGTGGAAGTATCCGGCTAAGACTGATCAGATCTTAAAGCATAATGTAAAAACATTAGTTGACTGGATCGAACATGGTAAAGGTCCTTTTTCAAAGGAGTATGTCGAGATCTGGTATAACCGCTATCTAGAATTGTCGCGACGGCAGTAA
- the rlmD gene encoding 23S rRNA (uracil(1939)-C(5))-methyltransferase RlmD translates to MVQTKKQAPGVILKKGQKFVVTIKRLGINGEGIGYYKKKIVFIPKALPGEVVLAQIVQARPKYLEARLLKIKKKSPDRVEPVDKYDVGGIELEHLAYPEQLKFKQDVIAQALAKFRPKGYQTYPILETLGMKEPYHYRNKAQFQVRQTKTGLIAGLYKANSHQLVDLPTFETQRPLTLKIIRQVLSLLEKWHISIYDEQKHTGLVRTLVVRESFATGKAQLVLVTTSKKFPQKNGFLTDLKQLLPEVISVMQNINPKKTSLIWGEETFLLAGQETITETLGPLSFELSARAFFQMNPPQTKVLYDEVKKALDLTANETLVDAYCGVGTIGAYVGQNAKEVRGMDVISEAVADAQKNAQKYGLPKTRYEVGQAEDILPKWIAEGFSFDALVVDPPRTGLDKKLIQTILYYAPAKFVYVSCNPSTLARDLVDLTKVYDVEYIRSVDMFPQTARVECVVKLVKRR, encoded by the coding sequence TTGGTACAAACAAAAAAACAAGCACCTGGAGTTATTTTGAAAAAAGGACAAAAATTTGTTGTGACGATCAAACGTTTAGGTATCAATGGAGAAGGGATCGGATATTATAAAAAAAAGATCGTTTTTATTCCTAAGGCACTTCCAGGTGAAGTCGTTTTAGCGCAGATCGTTCAGGCGCGACCCAAATATCTCGAAGCGCGTCTGTTAAAGATCAAGAAGAAAAGCCCTGATCGTGTAGAACCTGTCGATAAATATGATGTCGGAGGGATCGAACTTGAGCATCTCGCTTATCCAGAACAATTGAAGTTTAAGCAAGATGTTATTGCACAAGCATTAGCAAAATTTCGACCTAAAGGCTATCAAACTTATCCTATCTTAGAAACTTTAGGAATGAAAGAACCGTATCATTATCGAAATAAAGCACAGTTTCAAGTGCGGCAAACTAAAACCGGTCTGATCGCAGGTCTTTATAAAGCTAATAGTCACCAACTCGTTGATCTACCGACTTTTGAGACCCAACGTCCTTTGACGTTAAAGATCATTCGTCAAGTTTTGAGCTTATTAGAAAAATGGCATATTTCGATCTATGATGAACAAAAGCACACTGGTCTTGTGCGAACTTTAGTTGTACGTGAATCGTTTGCTACAGGTAAAGCTCAACTTGTTTTAGTGACGACTAGTAAGAAATTTCCACAAAAAAACGGTTTTTTAACTGATCTAAAACAGCTTTTGCCTGAAGTGATCTCAGTTATGCAAAATATCAACCCAAAGAAAACTTCACTGATCTGGGGAGAAGAGACATTTTTACTTGCTGGCCAAGAAACGATCACTGAAACTTTAGGACCGCTCTCCTTTGAACTTTCGGCTCGGGCATTCTTTCAAATGAATCCGCCACAAACGAAAGTCTTATACGATGAAGTCAAAAAAGCTTTGGATCTAACAGCAAATGAAACACTTGTCGACGCTTATTGCGGTGTAGGAACGATCGGCGCTTATGTTGGGCAAAATGCAAAAGAAGTACGAGGGATGGATGTTATTTCTGAAGCGGTCGCAGATGCACAAAAAAATGCACAAAAATATGGCTTACCTAAGACGCGTTATGAAGTCGGACAAGCAGAAGATATTTTGCCAAAGTGGATCGCAGAAGGATTTAGTTTTGATGCTTTAGTCGTTGATCCACCTCGAACTGGTCTGGATAAAAAATTGATCCAAACGATCTTGTACTATGCACCAGCTAAATTCGTCTATGTCTCGTGTAATCCTTCAACTTTAGCACGTGATCTAGTTGATTTGACTAAAGTATACGATGTTGAATATATTCGTTCTGTTGATATGTTTCCGCAGACTGCACGGGTCGAGTGTGTTGTTAAATTAGTTAAACGCCGGTAA
- the tnpA gene encoding IS200/IS605 family transposase translates to MSKDKIKDAVYTRRYIYNFHFHLIWVTKYRHKTFTTDELSNEMKDILWQVAEDNEILIEKMEVMPDHVHVLISFPPSKAPTSAIKALKGRSAFIFLRRHPEIRQSRYWGGHLWSPSYYMSTLGNMSKEVVEKYINDQKYNEMKKAPYGA, encoded by the coding sequence ATGAGTAAAGATAAAATCAAAGACGCAGTATATACCAGACGATATATCTATAACTTCCATTTCCATCTAATTTGGGTTACTAAATATCGTCATAAAACTTTTACTACTGATGAGTTATCAAACGAAATGAAGGATATCCTATGGCAAGTAGCCGAGGATAACGAAATCTTAATCGAGAAAATGGAAGTTATGCCTGACCATGTTCATGTCTTAATTAGCTTTCCGCCTAGCAAGGCACCGACTAGCGCCATCAAAGCGCTCAAAGGCAGAAGTGCCTTTATTTTCTTACGTCGACACCCGGAAATTCGGCAGTCCCGATACTGGGGTGGTCATTTATGGTCGCCTAGTTACTACATGAGCACATTAGGTAATATGAGTAAAGAAGTAGTTGAGAAATATATAAACGATCAAAAATACAATGAGATGAAAAAAGCTCCTTACGGAGCTTGA